One region of Flavobacterium sp. KACC 22763 genomic DNA includes:
- a CDS encoding glycoside hydrolase family 3 C-terminal domain-containing protein — protein MKNKMIFLSSALVFAFFTSCKNDAQTTASNSTQTEEYVGKEISTDHDAEIDKLISQMTLEEKIGMLHGNSMFANAGVKRLGIPELKMADGPLGVREEISRDNWAPAGWTNDFATYYPAGGALAATWNAEMAHTFGTSLGEELRARDKDMLLSPAINMVRTPLGGRTYEYMSEDPFLNKKIAVPLIVGLQEKDVMACVKHYAANNQETNRDFVDVQIDERTLREIYLPAFEASVKEAKAYSIMGAYNKFRGEYLCENDYMLNKILRDEWGFKGVVVSDWAAVHSTAKSLKSGLDIEMGTPKPFNEFFLADKLIAAVKSGEVSEKEIDLHVKRILRVLFQVKAMGGGERAKGSIATEAHYQDAYKIAAEAIVLLKNENNALPLKVDGVKSIAVIGNNATKKNALGGFGAGVKTKREVTPLEGLKNRLPSSVKINYAEGYLERYDEKNKGNLGNITANGPVTIDKLDDAKVKEAVDAAKNSDVAIIFAGSNRDYETEASDRRDLHLPFGQEELIKKVLAVNPKTIVVFVAGAPFDINEISKKSQVVVWSWFNGSEGGNALADVILGKVNPSGKLPWTMPVAIKDSPAHATNSFPGDKTVNYAEGLLIGYRWFDTKNVAPLYPFGYGLSYTTFALDNAKTDKTSYAQNEVIEVTVDVKNTGKVDGKEVVQLYTSKSDSKITRAAQELKGFKKVAVKTGSSEKVIIKVPVKELAYYDVAAKKWTVEPGKYTIKLGTSSRDIKKEIQVTVK, from the coding sequence ATGAAAAACAAAATGATATTCCTTTCATCAGCTCTTGTTTTTGCATTCTTTACTTCATGTAAAAACGATGCCCAGACAACAGCTTCAAATTCTACGCAGACCGAAGAATACGTCGGAAAAGAAATAAGCACAGATCATGATGCCGAAATCGACAAACTGATTTCGCAAATGACATTAGAAGAAAAAATCGGAATGCTTCACGGGAACAGTATGTTTGCAAACGCAGGCGTAAAACGTTTAGGAATTCCAGAATTAAAAATGGCCGATGGTCCGTTGGGAGTTCGCGAGGAAATCTCAAGAGACAATTGGGCTCCGGCTGGTTGGACAAACGATTTTGCAACGTACTATCCAGCAGGAGGCGCTTTGGCAGCAACTTGGAATGCTGAAATGGCACATACTTTTGGAACCAGTTTAGGAGAAGAATTACGAGCAAGAGACAAAGACATGTTACTTTCGCCTGCTATTAATATGGTGAGAACACCGCTTGGAGGAAGAACTTACGAATACATGTCTGAAGATCCGTTTTTGAATAAAAAAATTGCCGTGCCTTTGATTGTTGGTTTACAAGAAAAAGATGTAATGGCATGTGTAAAACACTACGCAGCAAACAATCAGGAAACGAATCGTGATTTTGTAGATGTACAAATTGATGAACGTACACTTCGTGAAATTTATCTTCCTGCTTTCGAAGCTTCGGTAAAAGAAGCAAAAGCCTATAGCATAATGGGTGCTTACAATAAATTCAGAGGAGAATATTTATGCGAGAACGATTATATGCTGAATAAAATCCTTCGTGACGAATGGGGATTTAAAGGTGTTGTGGTTTCAGATTGGGCTGCCGTACATTCTACAGCAAAATCTTTGAAAAGCGGTTTAGATATTGAAATGGGAACACCAAAACCTTTCAATGAATTTTTCTTAGCCGATAAATTAATCGCTGCAGTTAAATCGGGAGAAGTTTCTGAGAAAGAAATTGATCTTCACGTAAAACGTATTTTAAGAGTTTTATTCCAAGTAAAAGCAATGGGCGGCGGCGAGCGTGCCAAAGGAAGCATCGCAACTGAAGCACATTACCAAGACGCTTACAAAATTGCAGCAGAAGCGATTGTATTGTTGAAAAACGAAAATAATGCGCTTCCGCTAAAAGTGGACGGAGTAAAATCTATCGCTGTAATTGGAAACAACGCAACAAAGAAAAATGCTCTTGGCGGATTTGGAGCGGGAGTTAAAACAAAAAGAGAAGTTACGCCTCTTGAAGGTCTTAAAAATAGATTGCCTTCATCAGTTAAAATCAATTATGCAGAAGGATATTTAGAGCGTTACGATGAGAAAAACAAAGGAAACTTAGGAAATATTACGGCTAATGGTCCTGTTACAATCGACAAATTAGACGATGCAAAAGTTAAAGAAGCAGTTGATGCAGCTAAAAACTCAGATGTTGCGATTATTTTTGCAGGTTCAAACCGTGATTACGAAACTGAAGCTTCAGATCGTAGAGATTTACACTTGCCTTTTGGACAAGAAGAATTAATCAAAAAAGTGTTGGCTGTAAATCCAAAAACAATTGTAGTTTTTGTTGCTGGTGCTCCATTTGATATTAATGAAATAAGCAAAAAATCGCAAGTTGTAGTTTGGTCTTGGTTTAATGGATCAGAAGGAGGAAATGCTTTGGCTGATGTGATTTTAGGAAAAGTAAATCCGTCAGGAAAATTACCTTGGACAATGCCGGTTGCTATAAAAGATTCTCCTGCACATGCGACAAACAGTTTCCCGGGAGACAAAACAGTAAATTACGCAGAAGGACTTTTAATTGGATACCGTTGGTTTGATACTAAAAACGTAGCACCATTATATCCTTTCGGTTACGGATTATCATACACGACTTTCGCACTTGATAATGCCAAAACAGACAAAACTTCTTACGCTCAAAATGAGGTAATCGAAGTTACTGTTGACGTTAAAAACACTGGAAAAGTAGACGGAAAAGAAGTAGTTCAATTATATACTTCAAAATCTGATTCTAAAATTACACGTGCAGCACAAGAATTAAAAGGTTTCAAAAAAGTTGCTGTTAAAACTGGAAGTTCAGAAAAAGTAATCATTAAAGTTCCTGTTAAAGAAC
- a CDS encoding GH39 family glycosyl hydrolase — MKKLLIVAVLFSSVHLMAQNRTIKVDYKKEAGKLNTMFKECIGAGRANEGLRADWQQQLALVKKECDFKYIRFHGLLSDDMAVYREDEKGNPEYNYQYVDVLFDYIVSLKMKPFVELGFMPNALASGKETIFWWKGNVTPPKDYKKWEDLIKNLTQHFKERYGDEEVKTWYFEVWNEPNLSPGFWSSTQQEYYKLYDYAARGVKAVNPAYKVGGPATAGSAWVAETIDFCAKNNVPMDFVSTHTYGVKHGYLDEFGTSGTILNQDEWSVSGEIINSRKLITESAKSNLELHYTEWSTSYTPADPIHDSYHSAAYILQKIKQVGNAANSMSYWVFTDIFEEAGPRFTPFHGGFGLLNTQGIKKPAYFSYYFMNKLGETELQNSDKASWTSKNAKGDVQVLLWDFTNTHPGDKELNQTYYIKDLPSKEKGKVKVEVDGMQKGNYLLEIYKVGYKVNDAYADYLAMNKPSQLTRQQVNSIKEKNNGAPISTEKITIDGKGTFSREFKINENDVFFLNLIKQ; from the coding sequence ATGAAAAAACTTTTAATAGTAGCAGTTTTATTTAGTTCAGTCCATTTGATGGCACAAAACCGAACGATAAAAGTGGATTATAAAAAAGAAGCAGGAAAATTAAACACCATGTTCAAAGAATGCATCGGCGCTGGAAGAGCAAACGAAGGTCTTCGTGCAGATTGGCAGCAGCAATTGGCATTGGTGAAAAAAGAATGCGATTTTAAATACATCCGTTTTCATGGTTTATTGTCTGATGATATGGCCGTTTATCGTGAAGACGAAAAAGGAAATCCAGAATACAATTACCAATATGTAGACGTTTTATTTGATTATATTGTAAGTCTGAAAATGAAACCGTTTGTAGAATTAGGTTTTATGCCGAATGCTTTAGCAAGCGGAAAAGAAACGATTTTTTGGTGGAAAGGAAATGTAACGCCTCCAAAAGATTATAAAAAATGGGAAGATTTAATTAAAAACTTAACCCAGCATTTTAAAGAACGTTACGGAGACGAAGAAGTAAAAACATGGTATTTTGAAGTTTGGAACGAACCGAATTTATCACCAGGTTTTTGGAGCAGCACGCAACAAGAATATTATAAATTATACGATTATGCAGCTCGCGGTGTAAAAGCAGTAAATCCAGCTTACAAAGTCGGCGGACCAGCAACGGCAGGTTCTGCGTGGGTTGCTGAAACGATTGATTTTTGTGCGAAGAATAACGTTCCAATGGATTTTGTTTCAACACATACTTATGGAGTAAAACACGGATATTTGGACGAATTCGGAACTTCGGGAACAATTTTAAATCAGGACGAATGGAGTGTAAGTGGTGAAATTATCAATTCAAGAAAATTGATTACGGAATCGGCTAAATCGAATTTAGAATTGCATTATACAGAATGGAGCACATCGTACACGCCAGCAGATCCAATTCACGACAGTTATCATTCGGCAGCTTATATTTTGCAGAAAATAAAACAAGTTGGCAATGCGGCAAACTCAATGTCATATTGGGTTTTTACCGATATTTTTGAAGAAGCAGGCCCAAGATTTACACCATTTCACGGCGGTTTCGGATTATTGAATACACAGGGAATTAAAAAACCAGCTTATTTCTCTTATTATTTCATGAATAAATTAGGAGAAACAGAACTTCAAAATTCGGATAAAGCTTCTTGGACTTCTAAAAATGCAAAAGGAGATGTTCAGGTTTTATTATGGGATTTTACGAATACGCATCCAGGAGATAAAGAGTTGAATCAAACGTATTATATAAAAGATCTGCCATCAAAAGAAAAAGGAAAAGTGAAAGTGGAAGTTGATGGAATGCAGAAAGGAAATTATCTTTTAGAAATATATAAAGTGGGTTATAAAGTGAATGACGCTTACGCGGATTATCTAGCGATGAATAAGCCTAGTCAGTTAACACGCCAGCAAGTGAATTCGATAAAAGAGAAAAATAACGGCGCACCCATTTCGACAGAAAAAATTACAATTGACGGAAAAGGAACTTTCAGCAGAGAATTTAAAATCAACGAAAATGATGTTTTTTTTCTCAATCTGATTAAACAATAA
- a CDS encoding glycoside hydrolase family 97 protein, whose protein sequence is MKNYLILPAALFSIAIGYSQKTKNAYELASPNGKNTIKFELVKNAPKYAVSHGKTEVISPSDMGFVLKGNEDLSSNFEIKGAKTSTFDETWEQVWGEKKNIRNHYNQLVVDLQQKTGNKRKLQIQFRAFDDGVAFRYVYPKQNVKDSIFIMDEKTTFNLKEDGKAWWIPANRENRDEYLFKDAPVSTLDTVLTPLTIESKSGLALSFHEANLIDFASMTLVNTKGTELKSDLVPWADGVKVRVKDSFTSSWRTLQIGENPGELITSYLVLNLNEPNKLKNTNSYFKPYKYLGIWWGMHIGKYTFWESDKQGATTKHAEEYIDFTAKEGFHHLLIEGWNKGWTPGWYENRMHMFSFTKSADNFDLEKVVEYGKKKNIELIGYHETGSNLINYLKEVDEGFALYKKLGIHTVKIGHVGSKLNMKQMHFGQFGVNYFRYILEKAAQYDLAVLYHESIKDTGERRTYPNMVSREAARGQEYNAWSEGNPPNHLSIIPFTRLLSGPMDFTPGIFDVEVKQGYPGKRIQGTVGQQLALYVTIYSPIQMLADLPENYEGKPALQFLKDVPTDWEDTKILEGKIGEYITTARKDRNSADWYLGTLTNEKPRNVEVSLSFLDPSATYEAQIYVDAEGTDQTHNPEAVAISKKTVKASDKLQLKLGGAGGGAVRFKKL, encoded by the coding sequence ATGAAAAACTATCTAATTCTCCCAGCCGCATTGTTTTCTATAGCAATAGGCTACAGTCAAAAAACGAAAAACGCTTACGAACTGGCGTCGCCAAATGGAAAGAATACAATCAAATTTGAGTTAGTAAAAAACGCTCCAAAATATGCCGTTTCTCACGGAAAAACTGAAGTAATTTCTCCGTCAGATATGGGATTTGTATTAAAAGGAAACGAAGACTTAAGTTCAAACTTTGAAATAAAAGGAGCAAAAACTTCTACGTTTGATGAAACTTGGGAACAAGTTTGGGGAGAAAAGAAAAATATTAGAAATCACTACAATCAATTGGTAGTTGATTTACAGCAAAAAACTGGAAACAAAAGAAAATTACAAATTCAGTTTCGTGCTTTCGATGACGGAGTGGCTTTTAGATATGTTTATCCAAAACAAAATGTAAAAGACAGTATTTTCATCATGGATGAAAAAACGACTTTCAACTTAAAAGAAGATGGAAAAGCATGGTGGATTCCAGCAAACAGAGAAAACCGTGACGAATATCTTTTCAAAGATGCGCCAGTGAGTACTTTGGATACGGTTTTGACTCCCTTAACAATTGAAAGCAAAAGCGGATTAGCGTTAAGTTTCCACGAAGCAAACTTGATCGATTTTGCAAGTATGACATTGGTAAACACTAAAGGGACAGAGTTAAAATCAGATTTAGTGCCGTGGGCGGACGGAGTAAAAGTTCGTGTAAAAGATTCGTTCACTTCTTCTTGGAGAACGCTTCAAATTGGAGAAAATCCGGGAGAATTGATTACTTCTTATTTGGTTTTAAACCTAAACGAACCAAACAAATTAAAGAATACAAACAGTTATTTCAAACCATACAAATATTTAGGAATCTGGTGGGGAATGCACATCGGGAAATATACTTTCTGGGAAAGCGACAAACAAGGTGCAACTACAAAACACGCCGAAGAATATATCGACTTTACAGCAAAAGAAGGTTTCCACCATTTATTAATAGAAGGTTGGAACAAAGGTTGGACACCGGGTTGGTATGAAAACCGTATGCACATGTTTAGCTTCACGAAAAGTGCTGACAATTTCGATTTAGAAAAAGTAGTGGAATACGGAAAGAAAAAGAACATCGAATTAATCGGATATCATGAAACAGGTTCAAACTTAATCAACTATTTAAAAGAAGTTGACGAAGGTTTTGCTTTATACAAAAAACTTGGAATCCATACCGTAAAAATCGGTCACGTAGGTTCTAAACTGAATATGAAACAAATGCACTTTGGACAATTTGGAGTAAATTATTTCAGATACATTTTAGAAAAAGCGGCGCAATATGATTTAGCGGTTTTATACCACGAATCAATAAAAGATACTGGAGAAAGAAGAACGTATCCAAACATGGTTTCCAGAGAAGCAGCGCGCGGACAAGAATATAATGCTTGGAGTGAAGGAAATCCGCCAAACCATTTAAGTATTATTCCGTTTACAAGATTGCTTTCTGGTCCAATGGATTTTACACCTGGAATTTTTGATGTTGAGGTAAAACAAGGTTATCCAGGAAAAAGAATTCAAGGAACAGTTGGACAGCAATTGGCATTGTATGTTACGATTTATTCTCCAATCCAGATGTTAGCCGATCTTCCAGAAAATTACGAAGGAAAACCAGCGTTGCAATTCTTAAAAGATGTTCCAACAGATTGGGAAGACACTAAAATCTTAGAAGGAAAAATTGGTGAATACATCACAACTGCAAGAAAAGACAGAAATAGTGCCGATTGGTATCTAGGAACTTTAACAAATGAAAAACCAAGAAATGTTGAGGTTTCATTATCATTCTTAGATCCAAGTGCGACTTACGAAGCTCAGATTTATGTTGATGCCGAAGGAACAGATCAAACGCATAATCCGGAAGCAGTAGCAATTTCTAAGAAAACAGTGAAAGCTTCAGATAAATTACAATTGAAATTAGGAGGAGCTGGCGGTGGAGCAGTGAGATTCAAGAAATTATAA
- a CDS encoding glycoside hydrolase family 31 protein, which produces MKNRQLTTLFSAFMLGFVLMPKVSAQIQNADVLNAPIDISKDFQNYLNTFYFADELASFDPATGKGTIKYLRYNYKTRQAFNNMMMKPDVEKANEFPTTEYAESPVLPFEIQFVSDRTVRIKTTSGPQFHPQKESLMLVDGVAPNHPELWKYSKIEGGHSYTSKHGRVEILTKPWHVKIYDEKGKLLTSTLHDTDFKNTYTPTLPFSYVRRNSDYSRSMGAAFSLEPDEKIFGCGESFTQFNKRGSKVVLWTDDANGIQNETMYKPIPFYMSSRGYGVFMHHSTPITVDFGKYFSSANEMYIGDDEADLFFFIGEPKDILDQYTNLTGKAAMPPLWSFGFWMSRITYFSEKEGREVARDLRKYKIPTDVIHFDTGWFDVDWRNNYEFAKSRFPDATKMMSDLKKDGFQVCLWQLPYFTPKNTLFPEIMDKNLAVRDRKGNLPYEDAVLDFSNPETISWYQGKLKKLFDEGVAVFKVDFGEAAPPEGIYHSGRTGFYEHNLYPLRYNKAVAEITQKEKGYTLIWARSTWAGSQRYPLHWGGDSETTNGAMSAELRGGLSLGLSGFSFWSHDVGGFATKSPENIYRRWTPFGMFTSHVRSHGEPPREPWLYSKEFLEGFRKADNMRYELMPYIYAQAKESSQKGLPMMRALFVEYPNDPGAWLVDNQYLFGSSMLVAPLFEEVEERDVYLPEGTWIDYQTKKVYQSGWHKIKAGEVPIVVLVKDGTAIPHIGLAQSTKDMDWSKLTLKVFASDKTTSATAKVFLPEGDAVQEIKVNKNGNNFDLAANPLNGKTTFKTEWIK; this is translated from the coding sequence ATGAAAAACAGACAACTAACCACATTGTTTTCAGCTTTTATGCTTGGATTTGTTTTGATGCCAAAAGTATCAGCTCAAATTCAGAACGCAGACGTGCTGAACGCACCAATAGATATCAGCAAAGATTTTCAGAACTATCTGAACACTTTTTATTTTGCAGACGAATTGGCTTCTTTTGATCCTGCAACAGGAAAAGGAACCATCAAATATTTGAGATACAATTATAAAACTCGTCAGGCTTTCAACAATATGATGATGAAACCAGATGTAGAAAAAGCAAATGAATTCCCGACAACAGAATACGCAGAATCTCCTGTTTTGCCATTCGAAATTCAGTTTGTTTCAGATCGAACAGTTAGAATTAAAACGACTTCTGGACCACAATTTCATCCTCAAAAAGAATCTCTAATGTTGGTTGATGGCGTTGCGCCAAATCATCCTGAATTATGGAAATATTCTAAAATCGAAGGTGGTCACAGTTATACAAGTAAACACGGAAGAGTTGAAATTTTGACAAAACCTTGGCACGTAAAAATCTATGATGAAAAAGGAAAATTGCTGACAAGCACACTTCACGATACTGACTTTAAAAATACCTATACGCCAACACTTCCATTTTCTTATGTTCGCAGAAATAGCGACTATTCTAGAAGTATGGGCGCGGCTTTCAGTTTAGAACCAGACGAAAAAATATTTGGCTGTGGTGAATCATTCACACAATTCAACAAACGCGGTTCAAAAGTAGTTTTATGGACGGATGACGCCAACGGAATCCAAAATGAAACAATGTACAAACCGATTCCGTTTTACATGAGCAGCCGCGGTTACGGAGTTTTCATGCACCACTCTACACCAATTACAGTTGACTTCGGAAAATACTTTTCAAGTGCCAACGAAATGTACATTGGAGACGACGAAGCCGATTTGTTTTTCTTTATCGGAGAACCAAAAGATATCTTGGATCAATATACGAATTTGACTGGAAAAGCTGCAATGCCACCACTTTGGTCATTCGGTTTCTGGATGAGCCGTATTACGTATTTCTCTGAAAAAGAAGGGCGCGAGGTGGCAAGAGATTTGCGTAAATATAAAATCCCAACCGATGTAATTCACTTCGATACAGGTTGGTTTGATGTAGATTGGAGAAACAACTACGAGTTTGCAAAATCTCGTTTTCCAGACGCTACAAAAATGATGTCTGATTTAAAGAAAGATGGTTTCCAAGTTTGTTTATGGCAGTTGCCTTATTTCACGCCAAAGAACACTTTGTTTCCAGAAATCATGGATAAAAACTTGGCTGTAAGAGACAGAAAAGGAAATCTTCCGTATGAAGATGCTGTTTTAGATTTCTCAAACCCAGAAACAATTTCTTGGTACCAAGGAAAATTGAAAAAGTTATTTGATGAAGGCGTAGCAGTTTTCAAAGTAGATTTTGGAGAAGCCGCTCCGCCAGAAGGAATTTATCATTCTGGTAGAACAGGTTTCTACGAACATAATTTATATCCATTACGATACAACAAAGCAGTTGCAGAAATTACTCAGAAAGAAAAAGGATATACTTTAATCTGGGCCAGAAGTACTTGGGCAGGTTCTCAGCGATATCCGTTACATTGGGGAGGAGATTCTGAAACTACCAACGGAGCAATGTCGGCAGAATTACGTGGTGGACTTTCATTAGGTCTTAGCGGATTCAGTTTCTGGAGTCATGACGTTGGAGGTTTCGCAACCAAATCGCCTGAGAATATTTACAGAAGATGGACACCATTCGGAATGTTCACGTCACACGTAAGAAGCCATGGAGAACCTCCTCGTGAACCTTGGTTGTACAGCAAAGAATTCTTAGAAGGATTTAGAAAAGCAGATAATATGCGTTACGAGTTAATGCCATATATCTACGCTCAAGCAAAAGAAAGTTCTCAAAAAGGATTACCAATGATGCGTGCTCTTTTTGTAGAATATCCAAACGATCCAGGAGCTTGGTTAGTGGATAATCAATATTTATTCGGATCAAGTATGTTGGTTGCACCGCTTTTTGAAGAAGTTGAAGAAAGAGACGTTTATCTTCCAGAAGGAACTTGGATTGATTATCAAACTAAAAAAGTATATCAATCGGGCTGGCATAAAATCAAAGCGGGCGAAGTGCCAATCGTAGTTTTAGTAAAAGACGGAACTGCAATTCCGCATATCGGTTTAGCGCAGTCTACAAAAGATATGGATTGGAGCAAATTGACATTAAAAGTTTTTGCTAGCGACAAAACTACTTCGGCTACAGCCAAAGTATTTTTACCAGAAGGCGATGCGGTTCAAGAAATAAAAGTGAACAAAAACGGAAACAATTTCGACTTAGCAGCAAATCCGTTAAACGGAAAAACCACTTTTAAAACCGAGTGGATTAAATAA
- a CDS encoding glycoside hydrolase family 2 TIM barrel-domain containing protein: MHIRKNIKNISLWAVAAGVFFLNSCTKKEDAFVNRKVSFNADWSFHLNDSIVDKDTIGTSTKWRTLDVPHDWSIEGKFDEKSPGGYGGGSLNGGLGWYKKTFKVAAEDSTKITSITFDGVYKNSEVWVNGHYLGKRPNGYIGFQYDMSPYLNYGDKNNEIIVKVDNSKQPNSRWYSGSGIFRNVWIETTDKLHVEHWGTYITTPKVTVEKASINIENRIQNDHSESKKFTLITTIYKEDKKVGSASVIEMTLTPKSGTLLNVKAEIESPILWSVEKPELYTAVTEISVDDKIVDQYKTNFGIRDFKFDLNKGFILNGKQVKIKGVCMHHDLGPLGAAINTRAIERQLEILKEMGVNGIRTSHNPPAPELLELCDKMGFIVMDEAFDMWKQNKTKYDYGNDWDKWHRIDLADQLRRDRNHPSIFMWSIGNEIPEQWNESGVEIAKELAEIVRINDKTRPLTAGMNPPVNMNIDEVTLQFEKKNVQFNAIAKSGVLDLIGYNYAHQTFEHHLENFPKTPFIATETTSGLQTRGYYDAVSDTIKKWPVRWDLKFTEGNPGNTVSAYDQVQTPWGSTHEATWKIIKKHDFLAGMYVWTGFDYIGEPTPYEWPSVSSYFGIVDLAGFPKDVYYMYQSEWTDKTVLHIFPHWNWKAGQTVDVWAYYNKADEVELFVNGKSVGKRSKKGDDLHVMWRIPFEAGTLKAVSRKDGKVVLEKEIKTAGNPSQLKLTADRSTIKADKNDLSFITVDILDDKGTIAPNANNEINFSLKGNGKIVGVCSGDPVSHESYKGNKHTALAGKCLVIVQSGDKSGRLELTAKANGLKQSTIVITAE, translated from the coding sequence ATGCATATTAGAAAAAACATAAAAAATATAAGTTTATGGGCAGTTGCAGCTGGAGTTTTTTTTCTGAATTCCTGCACTAAAAAAGAAGATGCATTTGTAAACCGAAAAGTTTCTTTTAATGCAGATTGGAGCTTTCATCTAAATGATAGTATTGTTGATAAAGATACTATCGGAACTTCAACAAAATGGAGAACTTTAGACGTTCCTCACGATTGGAGCATCGAAGGAAAATTTGATGAAAAAAGCCCTGGCGGTTATGGCGGAGGATCTCTTAACGGAGGTTTAGGCTGGTACAAAAAAACATTTAAAGTTGCTGCAGAAGACAGCACAAAAATAACTTCAATCACTTTTGACGGCGTTTACAAAAACAGTGAAGTTTGGGTAAATGGTCATTACTTAGGAAAACGTCCAAACGGATACATTGGTTTTCAATATGATATGTCACCTTATTTAAATTACGGAGACAAAAACAACGAAATAATTGTTAAGGTTGACAATTCAAAACAACCTAATTCACGCTGGTATTCGGGTTCAGGAATTTTTAGAAATGTCTGGATCGAAACTACAGATAAATTGCATGTAGAACATTGGGGAACTTATATTACAACTCCAAAAGTTACAGTTGAAAAAGCTTCTATAAATATTGAAAATCGAATTCAAAACGATCATTCAGAATCAAAGAAATTCACATTAATAACTACTATTTATAAAGAAGATAAAAAAGTAGGATCAGCTAGTGTTATAGAAATGACTCTCACTCCCAAAAGTGGCACATTGTTAAATGTAAAGGCTGAAATTGAATCGCCAATTTTATGGTCAGTTGAAAAACCGGAACTCTACACTGCAGTTACTGAAATTTCTGTTGATGATAAAATCGTCGATCAATACAAAACCAATTTCGGAATTAGAGATTTTAAATTTGATTTGAACAAAGGTTTTATTTTGAATGGAAAACAAGTCAAAATAAAAGGAGTTTGCATGCATCATGATTTAGGGCCGTTAGGTGCTGCTATAAATACGCGCGCGATTGAACGCCAATTGGAAATTCTAAAAGAAATGGGCGTAAACGGAATCAGAACTTCGCACAATCCTCCCGCTCCAGAACTTTTAGAACTTTGCGACAAAATGGGTTTCATTGTTATGGATGAAGCTTTTGATATGTGGAAACAAAACAAAACCAAATACGATTACGGAAACGATTGGGATAAATGGCACAGAATAGATTTAGCTGATCAACTTCGACGTGACCGTAACCATCCAAGTATTTTTATGTGGAGTATTGGGAATGAAATTCCAGAACAATGGAACGAATCTGGAGTTGAAATTGCAAAGGAATTGGCAGAAATTGTTCGTATAAACGATAAAACGCGTCCATTGACTGCAGGAATGAATCCGCCAGTAAATATGAATATTGATGAAGTGACTTTACAGTTCGAAAAGAAGAATGTTCAGTTTAATGCCATTGCAAAATCTGGAGTTTTAGATTTAATTGGATACAATTATGCACATCAAACTTTTGAGCATCATTTGGAAAACTTCCCAAAAACACCTTTTATCGCGACGGAAACGACTTCAGGTTTGCAGACTAGAGGTTATTATGACGCCGTTTCAGACACAATAAAAAAGTGGCCAGTAAGATGGGATCTTAAATTTACAGAAGGAAATCCAGGAAATACCGTTTCAGCTTACGATCAAGTTCAAACTCCATGGGGATCTACGCACGAAGCCACTTGGAAAATCATTAAAAAACATGATTTCTTAGCAGGCATGTACGTTTGGACAGGTTTCGATTATATCGGAGAACCAACGCCGTACGAATGGCCATCGGTAAGTTCGTATTTCGGAATTGTTGATTTAGCCGGTTTCCCGAAAGACGTCTATTATATGTACCAAAGCGAATGGACAGACAAAACCGTTCTTCACATTTTTCCGCATTGGAATTGGAAAGCAGGACAAACGGTTGACGTTTGGGCATACTACAATAAAGCTGATGAGGTGGAGCTTTTCGTAAACGGAAAATCAGTTGGAAAAAGAAGCAAAAAAGGAGACGATTTACACGTAATGTGGAGAATTCCTTTTGAAGCAGGAACTCTAAAAGCAGTTTCTCGTAAAGACGGAAAAGTAGTTTTAGAAAAAGAAATTAAAACAGCTGGAAATCCTTCTCAATTAAAACTGACTGCGGATAGAAGTACCATTAAAGCAGACAAAAACGATTTGTCATTTATCACAGTTGATATTTTAGATGATAAAGGAACGATTGCACCAAATGCGAATAACGAAATAAATTTCTCTTTAAAAGGAAATGGAAAAATCGTAGGTGTTTGCAGTGGAGATCCAGTTAGCCACGAATCGTATAAAGGAAATAAACATACCGCTTTGGCTGGAAAATGTTTGGTGATTGTACAATCTGGAGATAAATCGGGAAGATTGGAATTGACCGCTAAAGCGAATGGATTGAAACAATCTACAATTGTAATTACAGCTGAATAA